From the genome of Arvicola amphibius chromosome 9, mArvAmp1.2, whole genome shotgun sequence, one region includes:
- the Arf3 gene encoding ADP-ribosylation factor 3, giving the protein MGNIFGNLLKSLIGKKEMRILMVGLDAAGKTTILYKLKLGEIVTTIPTIGFNVETVEYKNISFTVWDVGGQDKIRPLWRHYFQNTQGLIFVVDSNDRERVNEAREELMRMLAEDELRDAVLLVFANKQDLPNAMNAAEITDKLGLHSLRHRNWYIQATCATSGDGLYEGLDWLANQLKNKK; this is encoded by the exons ATGGGTAATATCTTTGGAAACCTTCTGAAGAGCCTAATTGGGAAGAAGGAGATGCGCATCCTAATGGTGGGCCTGGATGCTGCCGGGAAGACCACCATCCTGTACAAGCTAAAACTGGGAGAAATTGTCACCACCATTCCGACCATTG GGTTTAATGTGGAGACAGTGGAATACAAGAACATCAGCTTCACAGTGTGGGACGTGGGAGGCCAGGACAAGATTCGGCCTCTCTGGAGACACTACTTCCAGAACACCCAAG gCTTGATATTTGTGGTTGACAGCAATGATCGGGAACGAGTAAATGAGGCCCGAGAGGAGCTGATGAGGATGCTGGCGGAGGATGAGCTCCGGGATGCTGTGCTCCTTGTGTTTGCAAACAAACAG GATTTGCCGAATGCTATGAATGCTGCTGAAATCACAGACAAGCTGGGGCTGCATTCTCTGCGTCACCGCAATTGGTACATCCAGGCCACCTGTGCTACCAGCGGGGACGGGCTCTATGAAGGATTGGACTGGCTGGCCAATCAGCTCAAAAACAAGAAGTGA